Proteins encoded within one genomic window of Hevea brasiliensis isolate MT/VB/25A 57/8 chromosome 8, ASM3005281v1, whole genome shotgun sequence:
- the LOC110665855 gene encoding uncharacterized protein LOC110665855, giving the protein MFGGGSGGGSVYWGRKGGEFKGIVVLFAWISIPRNHLKSYVDLYSSLGWNSLVSHADFLSAFYPEKALSLAYILLNELFEELRIRPCPIVFVAFSGGPKACMYKVFQIIQGTCGGHINLDENRLLRNCVSGHIYDSSPLDFTSDLGAQFALPPAIQKMPGPSKLVSWFAKGVTSALDGLYLTRFDSQRAEYWQTLYSSVDFGAPYLVLFSETDHLAPYRSIYRFAQRLQDLGGDVKLVKWNVSPHIGHYKHYPIQYRAAVTNLLEKAASVYSRRIQQLRAGNGLDGMHDEISELICNLQKAAVYSNQSLRRVAVEPGDHFFVPTSTEYHNNRESEPLQDGRKVTTIYLPPSPSINANSVLGQLLFDVCVPKNVEGWDIRFSGSLNGHPIASARMHSPVKGIKCIRRSRL; this is encoded by the exons ATGTTTGGTGGTGGTAGTGGAGGAGGCAGTGTTTATTGGGGAAGGAAGGGAGGTGAATTCAAGGGAATTGTAGTATTATTCGCTTGGATTTCCATTCCTCGGAATCACTTGAAGAGCTACGTGGATTTGTACTCCTCTCTTGGTTGGAATTCCCTTGTTTCTCATGCCGATTTTCTCAGCGC ATTTTATCCTGAAAAGGCCTTGTCGCTGGCATATATTCTTCTCAATGAACTTTTTGAG GAGCTAAGGATTAGACCATGCCCAATTGTCTTTGTTGCTTTTTCTGGTGGTCCCAAAGCTTGCATGTACAAGGTTTTCCAG ATCATTCAAGGAACATGTGGTGGTCATATTAATCTG GACGAGAATCGATTGCTCAGAAATTGTGTTTCTGGGCATATCTATGACTCTAGCCCACTTGATTTCACAAGTGATTTGGGTGCCCAATTTGCTTTGCCCCCTGCCATTCAAAAGATGCCGGGTCCTTCAAAACTTGTGTCTTGGTTTGCAAAAGGAGTTACTTCTGCCCTAGATGGTTTATATCTTACCAGGTTTGATTCCCAGCGTGCTGAGTATTGGCAGACTTTGTATTCTTCAGTT GATTTTGGGGCTCCTTACCTAGTATTATTCTCAGAGACTGATCACCTTGCACCTTACAGAAGTATCTACAGATTTGCTCAACGTCTACAAGATCTTGGGGGAGATGTTAAGCTTGTGAAGTGGAATGTTTCGCCTCATATTG GTCATTACAAGCATTATCCTATCCAATACAGGGCTGCTGTGACCAATTTGCTTGAGAAGGCAGCTTCAGTTTATTCTCGAAGAATCCAGCAACTTAGAGCAGGAAATGGCCTGGATGGTATGCATGATGAGATTTCTGAATTAATCTGCAACCTCCAGAAAGCAGCAGTTTACTCAAACCAAAGCTTAAGAAGGGTTGCCGTTGAACCAGGTGATCATTTCTTTGTGCCAACTTCAACCGAATATCACAATAATAGAGAGTCAGAGCCTTTACAGGATGGAAGAAAAGTAACAACTATTTATCTACCACCTTCCCCTAGCATCAATGCAAATAGTGTTCTGGGGCAATTGCTCTTTGATGTTTGTGTCCCCAAGAATGTTGAAGGCTGGGATATTAGATTTTCAGGTTCTCTGAATGGACATCCAATTGCTTCTGCCAGAATGCACTCACCTGTCAAAGGTATCAAATGCATTCGTCGCTCGAGATTGTAG